From one Luteipulveratus mongoliensis genomic stretch:
- a CDS encoding agmatine deiminase family protein has product MAPWIMPSETAEHSCTWMAWPHAGYTLGGTRLEAEAARRTWAAVANAVVGFEPVHMVVDPSAAEVARAHLDPSVALHEAPLDDAWMRDIGPSFVLDGAGRLGAVDWVFNGWGAQSWATWEHDSQIGSYVAGLADATVITSPIVNEGGGIHVDGEGTVLVTETVQLDPGRNPSATKADIEAELARTIGATKVVWVPRGLTRDYEEFGTRGHVDIVATLPSPGVVLVHDQQDPDHPDHAVSREVIDFLASQTDARGRSFEIVRIPAPATLFDDDGPVDYSYVNHLVVNGGVIACTFDDPHDERALGVLEQVYPGRRVVGVDARELYARGGGIHCITQQQPLAGEQH; this is encoded by the coding sequence ATGGCGCCCTGGATCATGCCGTCCGAGACGGCAGAGCACTCCTGCACCTGGATGGCCTGGCCGCACGCCGGTTACACCCTGGGTGGCACCAGGCTGGAGGCCGAGGCGGCCCGTCGAACGTGGGCCGCCGTGGCCAACGCGGTTGTCGGGTTCGAGCCCGTACACATGGTCGTGGACCCGTCCGCGGCCGAGGTCGCCCGCGCGCACCTCGACCCGTCAGTCGCGCTGCACGAGGCGCCGTTGGACGACGCATGGATGCGCGACATCGGCCCGAGCTTCGTGCTCGACGGGGCCGGCCGGCTCGGCGCCGTCGACTGGGTCTTCAACGGCTGGGGCGCACAGTCGTGGGCCACCTGGGAGCACGACTCCCAGATCGGTTCGTACGTCGCTGGGCTCGCTGACGCGACGGTCATCACGTCACCGATCGTCAACGAGGGCGGTGGAATCCACGTCGACGGCGAGGGCACGGTGCTGGTCACCGAGACCGTGCAGCTCGACCCGGGCCGCAACCCGAGTGCGACCAAGGCGGACATCGAGGCCGAGCTCGCCCGCACGATCGGCGCGACCAAGGTCGTCTGGGTCCCGCGCGGGCTGACCCGCGACTACGAGGAGTTCGGCACTCGTGGGCACGTCGACATCGTGGCGACACTCCCCTCGCCCGGTGTCGTCCTGGTGCACGACCAGCAGGACCCCGACCACCCCGACCACGCCGTCAGCCGCGAGGTCATCGACTTCCTCGCCTCTCAGACAGATGCTCGCGGACGATCCTTCGAGATCGTTCGAATCCCAGCGCCTGCAACGCTTTTCGATGATGACGGGCCGGTCGACTACAGCTACGTCAACCACCTGGTCGTCAACGGCGGAGTCATCGCGTGCACCTTCGACGACCCGCACGACGAGCGTGCGCTGGGTGTGCTCGAGCAGGTCTACCCCGGTCGCCGCGTCGTCGGCGTGGACGCCCGCGAGCTCTATGCGCGCGGCGGCGGCATCCACTGCATCACCCAGCAGCAGCCACTCGCCGGAGAGCAGCACTGA
- a CDS encoding SDR family NAD(P)-dependent oxidoreductase, whose amino-acid sequence MPSTHDLAGRRVLITGAARGIGAALARRLHAAGAEVAILGLEPELLQEVAAEVGGPWVECNVADRSQVDDAVAKLVAELGGLDVVVANAGIAKQLPLDGGDPTVMERTLQVNVLGVYYTLRAAAPHINHPGGYALVTSSLAAGISLPLLGAYSASKAAVEALGNTFRMEVRPTGAKVGVAYFAEIDTDMTSRGFGTESAAALLGGGGSVSGVAPLTSAIDALERGITRRSRRICAPFWVRGVLPVREVAQRVVELRPLPRLTEALEMARHENVDFTTAQPDPTRRP is encoded by the coding sequence ATGCCTTCCACTCACGACCTCGCCGGTCGTCGCGTGCTCATCACCGGCGCCGCTCGCGGCATCGGTGCGGCCCTCGCCCGTCGGCTCCACGCGGCCGGCGCTGAGGTCGCCATCCTCGGCCTCGAACCCGAGCTCCTGCAGGAGGTCGCCGCCGAGGTCGGCGGTCCATGGGTCGAGTGCAACGTCGCTGACCGCTCCCAGGTCGATGACGCGGTTGCCAAGCTGGTCGCCGAGCTGGGTGGCCTCGACGTCGTGGTCGCCAACGCCGGCATCGCCAAGCAGCTGCCGCTCGACGGTGGCGACCCGACCGTCATGGAGCGCACGCTCCAGGTCAACGTGCTCGGCGTCTACTACACCCTTCGGGCCGCCGCTCCCCACATCAACCACCCGGGCGGGTACGCCCTGGTCACCTCCTCGTTGGCCGCCGGCATCAGCCTCCCGCTGCTCGGCGCATACTCCGCGTCGAAGGCAGCTGTCGAGGCGCTCGGCAACACCTTCCGGATGGAGGTACGGCCCACCGGCGCCAAGGTCGGTGTCGCCTACTTCGCCGAGATCGACACCGACATGACCAGCCGCGGATTCGGCACCGAGTCGGCGGCAGCCCTGCTCGGCGGCGGCGGCTCGGTCAGTGGCGTCGCACCGCTCACCTCCGCGATCGATGCGCTCGAACGCGGCATCACGCGACGGTCGCGGCGGATCTGCGCGCCGTTCTGGGTCCGCGGTGTGCTCCCCGTCCGCGAGGTCGCGCAACGGGTCGTCGAGCTGCGCCCGCTCCCCCGGCTGACCGAGGCGCTGGAGATGGCTCGCCACGAGAACGTCGACTTCACGACTGCGCAGCCCGACCCCACACGCCGCCCCTGA
- a CDS encoding carboxymuconolactone decarboxylase family protein, whose protein sequence is MSARIGPGTRREMGLPAYVMTRVAGKVTHTEPPAIFTTLARTRKTYWGWLGFAATLMPFGSLHRRESELVILRTAHRKGSDYEWAHHERLGRRAGLSRNEIEALGREDAGDWSPREATLIAATDELLRDDDLSDAMWTRVREHLDERESIELLLLIGHYAMLATTLSTLRISPDSSS, encoded by the coding sequence ATGAGTGCGCGGATCGGCCCCGGCACGCGCCGGGAGATGGGCCTGCCGGCGTACGTCATGACTCGGGTGGCCGGCAAGGTCACCCACACCGAGCCGCCGGCGATCTTCACGACGCTGGCTCGCACCCGCAAGACCTACTGGGGCTGGCTCGGATTCGCCGCGACACTCATGCCTTTCGGGAGCCTGCACCGCCGGGAGAGCGAGCTCGTCATCCTGCGCACCGCGCATCGCAAGGGAAGCGACTACGAGTGGGCTCACCACGAACGTCTCGGACGGCGAGCAGGCCTGAGCCGCAACGAAATTGAGGCGCTTGGCCGTGAGGACGCCGGCGACTGGTCGCCCAGGGAAGCCACCCTCATCGCCGCCACCGATGAGCTGCTGCGTGATGACGACCTCAGCGACGCGATGTGGACCCGGGTGCGCGAGCATCTGGACGAACGCGAGAGCATCGAGCTGCTGCTCCTGATCGGGCATTACGCGATGCTGGCGACGACCCTGTCGACGCTGCGCATCAGCCCCGATTCCAGTTCCTGA
- a CDS encoding M4 family metallopeptidase, with translation MKHLKPVVIGTTLAAAVALCPTTSAFGSVSGSPQPVPHAKAVANAQSNAAQAATSLGLGSDEALVVKDVIVDANGAKHIRYNRTYKGLKVIGGDFVSHADKAGKVTSVTWNRGLQKMASLTTAPRISKSTALAAGKKNAAAKKSTAGTAKGDLVVYAASGKPTLAYEVVTRGSQKDGTPSELHTFVDAATGATLGSRERIETGTGDGVHVGNVTLDTTKNASGQFQLKDSHGNYTTDTHSQGNESTGSGPAGDLYVGADDSWGNGTAGKTSESPAVDAHYGATKTFEYYKNVQGRNGIWNDGRGAPSRVHFGSSGAYQNAFWDGTQMSYGDGSGGTHPLTAIDVAGHEMSHGVTENTAGLDYSGDAGGLNEATSDIFGTNVEWYAANAEDPGDYLIGEEIDINGDGSPLRYMDKPSKDGGSKDCWSSTLGNLDPHYSSGPLNHWFFMAAEGSGAKTINGVAYDSPTCAGTPAVTGIGRDKAAKIWYKTLSTYLTSGSNYAAARNGAVKSAKDLYGATSAECKGVEAAFTAISVVAGTEKCDGGTTPPTGDNLLTNPGFESGAVSWTGTSGPITNNSGRPAHAGSWKMWLGGNGSTANENESQQVAVPATGTPKLSYWIRTDTSESGSRVYDSAKVQVINGSTTSTLATYSNVGTNATYTQKTFDLSAYKGKTITVKFSATEDSSLQTSFVVDDVSVTAS, from the coding sequence GTGAAACATCTGAAGCCCGTCGTCATCGGTACGACGCTCGCCGCCGCAGTCGCCCTGTGCCCCACCACGAGCGCCTTCGGTTCCGTCTCCGGATCACCTCAACCCGTGCCACACGCCAAGGCCGTCGCCAACGCACAGTCGAACGCCGCGCAGGCCGCGACCTCGTTGGGCCTCGGCAGTGACGAGGCACTGGTCGTCAAGGACGTCATCGTCGACGCCAACGGCGCCAAGCACATCCGCTACAACCGCACCTACAAGGGTCTGAAGGTCATCGGCGGCGACTTCGTCAGCCACGCCGACAAGGCCGGCAAGGTCACCAGCGTCACCTGGAACCGCGGACTGCAGAAGATGGCTTCGCTGACCACCGCGCCGCGCATCTCGAAGTCCACCGCGCTCGCGGCGGGCAAGAAGAACGCCGCGGCGAAGAAGTCCACGGCCGGCACCGCCAAGGGCGACCTGGTGGTCTACGCCGCGTCGGGCAAGCCCACCCTTGCGTACGAGGTCGTCACCCGAGGCTCGCAGAAGGACGGCACGCCCAGCGAGCTGCACACCTTCGTCGATGCAGCGACCGGGGCGACGCTGGGTTCGCGGGAGCGGATCGAGACCGGCACGGGCGACGGTGTCCACGTCGGCAACGTCACCCTCGACACCACCAAGAACGCCAGCGGGCAGTTCCAGCTCAAGGACAGCCACGGCAACTACACGACAGACACCCACAGCCAGGGCAACGAGTCCACGGGCTCGGGTCCGGCCGGTGACCTGTACGTCGGTGCCGACGACTCCTGGGGCAACGGCACGGCCGGCAAGACCAGTGAGTCGCCTGCAGTCGATGCCCACTACGGCGCGACCAAGACGTTCGAGTACTACAAGAACGTCCAGGGCCGCAACGGCATCTGGAACGACGGACGCGGTGCACCTTCACGCGTGCACTTCGGCTCCTCGGGCGCCTACCAGAACGCGTTCTGGGACGGCACGCAGATGTCGTACGGCGACGGATCCGGTGGCACTCACCCGCTGACCGCGATCGATGTGGCCGGCCACGAGATGAGCCACGGTGTCACCGAGAACACCGCCGGTCTGGACTACAGCGGCGACGCCGGTGGTCTGAACGAGGCGACCTCGGACATCTTCGGCACCAACGTGGAGTGGTACGCCGCCAACGCCGAGGACCCGGGCGACTACCTCATCGGCGAGGAGATCGACATCAACGGCGACGGCTCGCCGCTGCGCTACATGGACAAGCCGTCCAAGGACGGCGGGTCCAAGGACTGCTGGTCCTCCACCCTGGGCAACCTCGACCCGCACTACTCCTCAGGTCCGCTGAACCACTGGTTCTTCATGGCTGCTGAGGGCTCGGGTGCCAAGACCATCAACGGTGTCGCCTACGACAGCCCGACCTGCGCCGGCACACCCGCCGTCACGGGCATCGGTCGCGACAAGGCTGCCAAGATCTGGTACAAGACGCTCTCGACCTACCTGACCAGCGGCAGCAACTACGCCGCCGCCCGCAACGGTGCGGTCAAGTCGGCCAAGGACCTCTACGGTGCGACGTCGGCCGAGTGCAAGGGCGTCGAGGCGGCCTTCACGGCCATCTCGGTCGTGGCAGGCACGGAGAAGTGTGACGGTGGCACCACGCCGCCCACCGGCGACAACCTGCTGACCAACCCGGGCTTCGAGTCCGGTGCAGTCAGCTGGACCGGCACCTCCGGCCCCATCACCAACAACTCCGGTCGCCCGGCTCACGCGGGCTCCTGGAAGATGTGGCTCGGCGGCAACGGCTCCACGGCCAACGAGAACGAGTCGCAGCAGGTAGCCGTTCCGGCCACCGGTACGCCGAAGCTGTCGTACTGGATCCGCACGGACACCTCCGAGTCCGGCAGCAGGGTGTACGACTCCGCCAAGGTCCAGGTCATCAACGGCTCGACGACCTCGACGCTGGCGACGTACTCCAACGTCGGCACCAACGCGACGTACACGCAGAAGACGTTCGACCTGTCGGCGTACAAGGGCAAGACGATCACGGTCAAGTTCTCTGCGACCGAGGACTCCTCGCTGCAGACGAGCTTCGTCGTCGACGACGTCTCGGTGACGGCGAGCTGA
- a CDS encoding S1 family peptidase, with the protein MTTRSLRTASALGVLCAATTLATALAPAATAARTPRPTTVAADSLESTIALNNCSASLVRYPTSVGSDRALMLTNGHCYEGGFIDAGVVLRNKASSRSGTLLDAAGNSSGTVKADTLLYGTMTGNDVALYQLTETFDAIKNRTSRSPLTISGSHPVDGTSIAVESGYWKRVWNCSISGFVPTVREGDWTWHDSVRYSSSGCDVIGGSSGSPVVNTSTGEVVAINNTINENGEMCTVNNPCEVDESGHTTATKGRGYAQETYWFTTCLTSARVIDLTVAGCKLTGATTEPPPTGANLLKNPGFESGAVNWTGTSGPITNDSGRPAHSGTWKAWLGGNGRTSSENVSQSVTIPATATAPKLSYWIRSDTNETGSTVYDTLKVQVVSGTSTTTLATHSNVGTSSTYTQKTIDLSAYKGKTITLKYAATEDSSLQTSFVIDDTSVTVG; encoded by the coding sequence ATGACCACACGATCCCTGCGGACCGCATCCGCACTCGGGGTGCTGTGCGCCGCAACCACCCTCGCGACCGCACTCGCACCGGCGGCCACCGCCGCCCGCACACCACGCCCCACGACCGTCGCGGCCGACAGTCTCGAGTCGACGATCGCGCTCAACAACTGCTCGGCATCACTCGTGCGCTACCCGACCTCGGTCGGCTCGGACCGCGCGTTGATGCTGACGAACGGCCACTGCTACGAGGGCGGCTTCATCGACGCCGGCGTCGTGCTGCGCAACAAGGCGAGCTCACGCTCGGGCACCTTGCTCGACGCGGCGGGCAACAGCAGCGGCACGGTCAAGGCCGACACGTTGCTCTACGGCACGATGACCGGCAACGACGTCGCGCTCTACCAGCTCACCGAGACCTTCGATGCGATCAAGAACCGTACGTCGCGCTCGCCGCTCACCATCTCGGGCAGCCATCCGGTCGACGGCACCTCGATCGCGGTCGAGTCCGGCTACTGGAAGCGCGTCTGGAACTGCTCCATCAGCGGGTTCGTCCCGACCGTGCGCGAAGGCGACTGGACGTGGCACGACTCCGTTCGCTACAGCTCATCCGGGTGCGATGTCATCGGCGGCAGCTCGGGCTCTCCGGTGGTCAACACCTCGACCGGTGAGGTCGTCGCGATCAACAACACCATCAACGAGAACGGCGAGATGTGCACGGTCAACAACCCGTGTGAGGTGGACGAGTCCGGCCACACCACGGCGACCAAGGGTCGCGGTTACGCCCAGGAGACCTACTGGTTCACCACCTGCCTGACCTCGGCGCGGGTCATCGACCTCACCGTTGCCGGCTGCAAGCTGACCGGCGCCACCACGGAGCCGCCGCCGACGGGTGCCAACCTGCTGAAGAACCCCGGCTTCGAGTCCGGCGCGGTCAACTGGACCGGCACGTCCGGCCCGATCACCAACGACTCCGGCCGACCGGCCCACTCCGGGACGTGGAAGGCATGGCTCGGCGGCAACGGACGTACGAGCAGCGAGAACGTCTCCCAGTCCGTGACCATCCCAGCCACGGCCACAGCACCCAAGCTGTCCTACTGGATTCGCAGTGACACCAACGAAACTGGCAGCACGGTGTACGACACCCTCAAGGTCCAGGTCGTCAGCGGCACTTCGACGACCACGTTGGCCACGCACAGCAATGTCGGGACCAGCTCGACATACACGCAAAAGACCATCGACCTGTCGGCGTACAAGGGCAAGACCATCACCCTCAAGTACGCGGCGACCGAAGACTCCTCCCTCCAGACGAGCTTCGTCATCGACGACACCTCAGTCACGGTCGGCTGA
- a CDS encoding M28 family metallopeptidase, translating to MRRPSRRLAAITVASLTTVTLAVSTQTASAGPTATLADPDISVTNTKAHLDQLQSIADANGGNRYTGKPGYKASVDWVKGKLDAAGYTTTVQQFSTSAGTSYNLIAEWPHGDANHVVMAGAHLDSVSRGPGINDNGSGSAGILETALAYAASGETPKNRVRFGFWGAEELGLVGSKYYVNNLPAADRDKVEVYLNFDMIASPNPGYFVYDDNPAGDSARDDLTTYFDGKSIPWEYIDVQGRSDHAAFRSLGIPTAGTFTGAEETKTSAQAKKWGGEAGAAFDPCYHSACDTNENLDLTALDRNIDAIGHMVWTYGAKDYGSDPEPPTGANLLKNPGFESGAVDWTGTSGPITKDSGRPAHSGTWKAWLGGNGRTSSENVSQSVTIPATATAPKLSYWIRSDTNETGSTVYDTLKVQVVSGTSTTTLATHSNVGTSSTYAQKTLDLSAYKGKTITLKLTASEDSSLQTSFVVDDTSVTVG from the coding sequence ATGAGAAGACCCTCCCGTCGCCTAGCCGCCATCACCGTGGCGAGCCTGACGACAGTCACCTTGGCCGTGAGCACGCAGACCGCGAGCGCTGGCCCGACAGCGACGCTCGCAGACCCCGACATCTCGGTCACCAACACCAAAGCCCATCTCGACCAGCTCCAGTCGATCGCCGATGCCAACGGCGGCAACCGCTACACCGGCAAGCCCGGGTACAAGGCTTCCGTCGACTGGGTGAAGGGCAAGCTGGACGCCGCCGGCTACACGACCACGGTCCAGCAGTTCTCGACCAGCGCCGGAACCTCGTACAACCTCATCGCTGAGTGGCCGCACGGCGACGCGAACCACGTCGTCATGGCTGGCGCTCACCTCGACAGCGTGAGCCGCGGGCCGGGCATCAACGACAACGGATCTGGCAGCGCCGGCATCCTGGAGACTGCTCTGGCTTACGCCGCGAGCGGTGAAACGCCAAAGAACAGAGTGCGGTTCGGATTCTGGGGTGCCGAAGAGCTCGGCCTGGTGGGTTCGAAGTACTACGTCAACAACCTGCCTGCGGCCGATCGCGACAAGGTCGAGGTGTACCTGAATTTCGACATGATCGCCTCCCCCAACCCGGGCTACTTCGTGTACGACGACAACCCTGCGGGCGACAGCGCCCGGGACGACCTCACGACGTACTTCGACGGCAAGAGCATCCCGTGGGAGTACATCGACGTCCAGGGCCGCTCGGACCATGCGGCGTTCCGCTCGCTCGGGATCCCGACCGCCGGCACCTTTACCGGCGCAGAGGAGACCAAGACCTCAGCCCAGGCGAAGAAGTGGGGTGGAGAGGCGGGTGCAGCGTTCGACCCGTGCTACCACTCCGCCTGCGACACGAACGAGAACCTCGACCTCACCGCGCTCGACCGCAACATCGACGCCATCGGCCACATGGTGTGGACCTACGGCGCGAAGGACTACGGAAGCGATCCCGAGCCGCCGACGGGTGCCAACCTGTTGAAGAACCCCGGCTTCGAGTCCGGCGCGGTCGACTGGACCGGCACGTCCGGCCCGATCACCAAGGACTCCGGCCGACCGGCCCACTCCGGGACGTGGAAGGCATGGCTCGGCGGCAACGGACGTACGAGCAGCGAGAACGTCTCCCAGTCCGTGACCATCCCAGCCACGGCCACAGCACCCAAGCTGTCCTACTGGATTCGCAGTGACACCAACGAAACTGGCAGCACGGTGTACGACACCCTCAAGGTCCAGGTCGTCAGCGGCACTTCGACGACCACGCTGGCCACGCACAGCAATGTCGGGACCAGCTCGACCTATGCCCAGAAGACGCTGGACCTGTCGGCGTACAAGGGCAAGACGATCACGCTGAAGCTGACCGCATCCGAGGACTCCTCGCTGCAGACCAGCTTCGTGGTCGACGACACCTCGGTGACGGTCGGCTGA
- a CDS encoding NACHT domain-containing protein — MEQQNPPPSTSSQPTRQQRTLTRFLSSLLTLLILPAAFFFLPVHSLEAWREQNWLLALGIFALIAGLVVWVLVKDARDDAAPDMVLPAIDQAAADLAKAVSDEWKNEVGSRDLSKLLPVTLRPTTRSLIRSGPSVGEQEVLLRTTEDAMEAYLAIPSRRCVILGEPGTGKTTTAVLLTRQLLESWKPELQGKQVKAVPVFVSLADWKPLSSEGAEATGLLDWMSSKLSDQYRFLNDKRYGDNVAMELIRTGRVRPVLDGLDEIGIPDDPAGTKALQAEALSQISEAADAYWSQPAEDPAGLVLTCRVRDLEATMGAGGVRGEIEDARVVEVQTLDLKEAKAFIMKGATGVQRAHWDTWLDTVTHGEPVAEAFSRPLFVSLARGYRLGNGAPDDLQQCRDVRSVERKLLTHLVESAYAKRPGGAADRWGSTKAERWLGFVAKEMNVRGLRAFTWWDLPSLLGRAHSLLAGLIGFLLIAPAVAMGIAIVFSDALGTAQAVVLAGVIGLVVGSTFGWLSMHTVPPPAEMHFGKSGRARSIAVSGLLVGALGAAAGMVAGGPTLEHAIMGLMLAAPIAIAYAGATIDASVRVAGSGRLMHNDIVVALVFTLAYGVPIALVTATVAHRPVLGIVFGLWAGLAGGLTYGLPWLVTLRPERVGVIAVAHLVVAQLISRGRLPWQVIPFLEEACNRGVLQRVGPAYEFRHADLQEVLADRAK; from the coding sequence ATGGAACAGCAGAATCCGCCGCCGTCCACCTCATCTCAGCCGACAAGGCAGCAGCGCACTCTGACGAGGTTTCTCAGCTCGCTTCTGACCCTGCTCATCCTGCCGGCAGCCTTCTTCTTCCTTCCGGTTCACTCACTTGAGGCGTGGCGAGAGCAGAACTGGTTGCTCGCCTTAGGCATCTTCGCGCTCATTGCCGGGCTGGTGGTCTGGGTCCTCGTCAAGGACGCCCGGGACGACGCCGCACCGGACATGGTGCTTCCGGCCATCGATCAGGCCGCCGCGGACCTTGCGAAAGCCGTCAGCGACGAGTGGAAGAACGAGGTCGGTAGCCGAGACCTCAGCAAGCTGCTGCCCGTCACGCTCAGACCGACGACCCGTTCGCTGATCAGATCCGGGCCGAGCGTCGGGGAGCAGGAGGTTCTCCTGCGTACGACTGAAGACGCCATGGAGGCGTACCTGGCCATTCCCAGCCGACGCTGTGTGATTCTCGGCGAGCCTGGCACCGGTAAGACGACGACCGCCGTGCTGCTGACCAGACAGCTGCTTGAGTCGTGGAAGCCTGAGCTCCAGGGCAAGCAAGTCAAAGCCGTACCCGTCTTCGTCTCGCTCGCTGACTGGAAGCCGCTGTCCAGCGAGGGCGCTGAGGCAACCGGGCTCCTCGACTGGATGAGCAGCAAGCTGTCCGACCAGTACCGCTTCCTGAACGACAAGCGGTATGGCGACAACGTGGCCATGGAGCTGATCAGAACCGGCCGGGTGCGCCCGGTCCTTGACGGGCTCGACGAGATCGGCATTCCCGATGACCCCGCTGGCACCAAGGCGCTTCAGGCCGAGGCGCTCAGCCAGATCAGCGAGGCGGCCGACGCGTACTGGTCACAGCCTGCTGAAGACCCCGCGGGTCTGGTGCTCACGTGTCGGGTGCGCGACCTCGAGGCCACGATGGGGGCTGGCGGAGTCCGCGGGGAGATCGAGGACGCCAGGGTCGTCGAGGTCCAGACCCTTGACCTGAAGGAAGCCAAGGCCTTCATCATGAAAGGTGCGACCGGTGTGCAGCGTGCTCACTGGGACACGTGGCTGGACACGGTGACGCACGGGGAGCCTGTTGCCGAGGCGTTCTCCCGACCGTTGTTCGTGTCCCTCGCCCGGGGATACCGCTTGGGCAACGGGGCTCCAGACGATCTGCAGCAGTGTCGAGACGTCCGATCGGTCGAGCGCAAGCTGTTGACCCATCTCGTGGAGAGCGCCTACGCCAAGCGCCCTGGGGGCGCAGCGGACCGCTGGGGCAGTACCAAGGCGGAGCGGTGGCTCGGGTTCGTCGCGAAGGAGATGAACGTCCGCGGTCTACGCGCCTTCACCTGGTGGGATCTGCCATCACTTCTCGGCCGTGCGCACAGCCTGCTTGCCGGGCTGATCGGATTCCTTCTGATCGCTCCCGCGGTGGCCATGGGCATCGCCATCGTCTTCAGCGATGCTCTCGGCACAGCGCAAGCCGTTGTCCTTGCTGGGGTGATCGGTCTCGTGGTCGGCAGCACCTTTGGCTGGCTGTCGATGCACACCGTGCCGCCACCTGCCGAGATGCACTTCGGGAAATCAGGCCGTGCCCGTTCGATAGCAGTGTCCGGGCTGCTCGTAGGCGCCCTCGGCGCCGCGGCCGGCATGGTCGCGGGAGGGCCAACGCTCGAACACGCGATCATGGGACTGATGCTGGCGGCTCCCATCGCCATCGCGTACGCAGGGGCGACCATCGACGCCAGCGTTCGAGTCGCTGGGTCCGGTCGCCTGATGCACAACGACATCGTCGTGGCGCTGGTGTTCACTCTGGCCTACGGAGTACCGATCGCGTTGGTCACCGCAACCGTCGCGCACCGGCCGGTGCTCGGCATCGTGTTCGGGCTGTGGGCCGGGCTGGCGGGCGGCCTGACCTACGGTCTGCCGTGGCTGGTCACCCTGCGACCAGAGCGGGTCGGTGTGATCGCGGTGGCACACCTCGTGGTTGCTCAGCTGATCAGTCGGGGTCGGTTGCCGTGGCAGGTCATCCCGTTCCTCGAAGAGGCGTGCAACCGTGGCGTGCTGCAACGAGTCGGCCCGGCCTACGAGTTCCGCCACGCGGACCTTCAGGAAGTGCTCGCGGACCGAGCGAAGTAG
- a CDS encoding class I SAM-dependent methyltransferase, whose translation MPEPARRHGDAAIFFREFLRHPVQTGAVLPSSPALAQVAISPLTSAGDPLVVELGPGTGAFTGAIQQRLAGHGTHLAIDTNPRLAALLSDRFPEVTVINDDAVRLPDLLAERGLGGAELIVSSLPWAGFGEALQERLLVAAIEGLADGGTFTTFAYVHGRVLPSAARFYRRLQTCFGEVTVSPIVWRNAPPAVVYFARSASTS comes from the coding sequence ATGCCTGAGCCGGCCCGCAGGCACGGCGACGCAGCTATCTTCTTTCGCGAGTTTCTTCGCCACCCGGTGCAGACCGGCGCGGTCCTGCCGAGCTCCCCGGCCCTTGCTCAGGTGGCGATCTCGCCCTTGACATCCGCCGGGGACCCACTCGTGGTCGAGCTCGGCCCCGGGACCGGCGCCTTCACCGGCGCTATCCAGCAACGTCTCGCCGGCCACGGCACACACCTGGCGATCGACACCAACCCACGCCTGGCGGCTTTGCTGTCCGACCGGTTTCCAGAGGTCACCGTGATCAACGATGACGCGGTCCGGCTACCTGACCTGCTCGCCGAGCGCGGTCTGGGCGGGGCGGAGCTCATCGTCAGCTCGCTGCCTTGGGCGGGATTCGGCGAGGCGCTTCAGGAACGACTGCTCGTCGCCGCGATCGAGGGTCTGGCCGACGGTGGCACCTTCACCACGTTCGCGTACGTCCATGGTCGGGTCCTGCCATCAGCCGCCCGGTTCTATCGCCGGCTACAGACCTGCTTCGGCGAGGTCACGGTCAGCCCCATCGTCTGGCGGAATGCCCCTCCTGCGGTGGTCTACTTCGCTCGGTCCGCGAGCACTTCCTGA
- a CDS encoding phosphatase PAP2 family protein, whose translation MAGDIPQAARPAVQRRPSRNELVVLGVLFLLVVGLFALYGPLNHGPARWNLRTPIDEHIPLVKQLVVPYVSILALAPLSLLLFAVRAPQLARSALVSAVLLLVVAFVFYVFAQTHVPRPVVRGDDVFARMLRAVYGNDEAYNCFPSLHAGFSVIIGVHWLRYNARVGRYVAAWCALIMASTVFVHQHYIADMLGGLVVAGAACWVGRLSSQPQHADLIHA comes from the coding sequence ATGGCTGGTGACATCCCTCAAGCGGCCCGGCCTGCAGTCCAGCGCCGTCCGAGCCGGAACGAGCTGGTCGTTCTCGGGGTGCTCTTCCTCCTCGTGGTCGGGCTGTTCGCGTTGTACGGCCCGCTCAATCACGGTCCAGCGCGGTGGAACCTCCGCACGCCGATTGATGAGCACATTCCGCTGGTCAAGCAGCTCGTCGTGCCCTACGTCTCGATCCTGGCGCTCGCTCCGTTGAGCCTCCTGCTCTTCGCGGTCCGAGCACCCCAGCTGGCGCGGTCGGCGCTGGTCTCAGCGGTGCTGCTGCTGGTCGTCGCCTTCGTGTTCTATGTGTTCGCTCAGACGCACGTTCCCCGGCCGGTCGTCCGTGGAGACGACGTGTTCGCCAGGATGCTGCGGGCGGTCTACGGCAATGACGAGGCCTACAACTGCTTCCCGAGTCTGCATGCCGGGTTCTCGGTGATCATCGGCGTGCACTGGCTTCGCTACAACGCCCGGGTCGGTCGCTACGTCGCCGCATGGTGCGCACTGATCATGGCCTCGACCGTGTTCGTCCATCAGCACTACATCGCGGACATGCTCGGCGGGCTCGTGGTCGCCGGCGCGGCTTGCTGGGTGGGCCGTCTCTCGTCTCAACCGCAGCATGCGGACCTGATCCATGCCTGA